TGCCGATATGCTGCCACGAAGTACACACTCCTCTCATGTCACCAAAAGCTTGCAAAAGGCTTCGGATAACGAAGTGAAAGACGATCCAGATCACAATTCCAGTAAAACACGAATCTCAGTACGCTCTTCTGCTCCTACGTACAATGTTTGAAGCTGAACTCCGGCGCAGAGTTTCAGACGAATCGAGCCGTTCAAAacgagaagaaaaaaagagagagaaggggagAGGGTTTGCTTGCCATTTTCTGAAAATCCTCCCCAAATCCCCTGGACGCATCCGCCGACGGGGAATCGACCCCCCGCAGGCGCGCCCGCCTCCCTCCCACAGCCCACAGGCATAAACGCCCGCCTCCCCTCGTCTCCCGCCCGCCTCGCCCGCCGCCAACCCCCCAATCGCTTTCAAATCGCGCGGCCGCCCgatcggcggcggcgatggaggtgGGCGACCTGCACAAGGTGTGGGAGATCCGGGCGCTCAAGCGGAAGCCCGAGGAGCCCGCCGCGCGCGCGCTCCTCGACCGCGTCGCCAAGCAGGTCCAGCCCATCATGCGCCGCCGCAAGTGGCGCGTCAAGGTCCTCTCCGAGTTCTCGTAAGcagcaaaccctaaccctagcctctgtATCCCTCGTTCCCCACATCGGCTTCTCCGTCGACCGATAGATACCGTGTGCCGGGGTGACCCGTTTTTATTTGGGGATTAATTAGGCCGAAGAACCCGAGGCTGCTGGGGCTCAACGTCAACCGGGGCGCCGAGGTGAAGCTGCGGCTCCGGCGCGACGGCCGCGACCTCGACTTCATCCCCTACGAGGAGGTGCTCGACACCATGCTCCACGAGCTCGCGCACAACGCGCGCGGGCCCCACGACGCGCAGTTCTACAAGCTCTGGGACGAACTCCGCAAGGTCCGTTTGCTGACGTTTCTGCTCTTGTGTTGGTGCTTCAAATGTCTACGATTCCACCTGTATAGCGGTTCACTAGTGTCAGTGTATGTATATATCCGGTTGCTTGGAATCTGTTGATTGTGTGCACTAGGCTATAAGAATGCAGATGTTGTGCATATTCCCTTGCAACCTAGCTAGCCCGTTAACTGAAACTTGGTTCAGTTGATTTTGGGGTTAACGGCATTTAACCTGAAATTTTCGTCGGATGCTGTCGTCATTAACAATGTGCAGACGGAACTGATCTTGTTTATTAAGTTTTGGCTTATCATTATGTGAACGAGTCCTAGCAGAAGCATGTAAGTTAGTAGCCCCTCTATTTATTTGCTAGAAACATCACAATTTTTATATCTGCTTACCTGACCATAACAATTGCTCAAATGGAAGTGATTACATCAATATTTGGATTTCAGAATTATCCGTGTGCTTGTACATAGGATTTCGCCGAATCAAACGCTAGATGCTTATATGTTGCTTATGCATAATGATGATTCAGGAGTGTGAAGAACTTGTTGCAAAGGGTATCACGGGGCCAGGACAAGGGTTTGATGGTACAGGCAGGCGATTAGGTGGATTTTCAATACATCCACCACCACCATCTCTCCGACAAGCTACACTAACTGCAGCACAGAAACGGGCAAGGAATGGGGCTCTATTGCCGTCCGGCCCAAGAAAGTTGGGTGGAAATAATGCCATCATGAGTGCTCTTAGTCCAGTACAAGCTGCTGCCATGGCTGCTGAAAGGAGGATGCAGGATGACTTGTGGTGCGGATCTCATAATGATTCTGGTATCGATGATTCAGAAGATGTTGTTATTCTTGAGCAACCACCTAACTTGACAACAAGGGATGGAAAAAACACAAAGCGTGCAAAAAACACAAGGTGTGATTCTTCTAGTAGTTCTGCAGAACCCAGCACTTCATCTGTATCTCAAGTTCCAGCACGAGCTGATTCCTCTTCTGGTAGAACGACTGATGCGGACTTTAGTTCTTTGTGGGAGTGTAGTGCTTGCACTCTTCTTAATCAGGTAAATTGATCAGCCACTTTATTTTTCAACACTGCACTGAAGTTCCTATTACAGAAAACATTCATGCCCTTTCACATACAAAACCTGATGTCCACATacacttggtggccagctcttcaGCTAGGCACAAATTCTCTTTTATACTCAGTGCTGGTTCTAGCTGGTTCCATTATGATCTATTAGCAGTCTTTGAAGTGCACTGAACGTAATGGGTATGTAAATGGTTCGCACTAATAGTGAGTCCATATCAAAGTGGTACTTCCAGAGCAGATTAGACTTATCCAAACTTAAGATGAAATCTAGTTTTCATAATTTATGAACTTGGAACGCCCTAGGATAAATTGATTAATTGAACTATTGATTTGATTTTCTATGTCTGTGACGTACATTTGTTTGCCCACCTTTCTATCTCATCCTTACCTACCTTTGGATCTGTGGTGACAGTAGTTCGCTTTACAAATGGACTCCTTATGATATTCTGAAGCCACATTTGCAACTTGCAttttgatgcatatgtagttactCTTTTGGACTTGTGGTGACAGTAGTTCGCTTTACAAATGGACTCCTTATGATATTCTGAAGCCACATTTGCAACTTGCATTTTGATGCGTATCAAGTTACTCTTTTAGACACTGGCAACATGTAACTAATAATTAACCTGCATCAACAGTGTATATTTAACTCCCTTCACTATTATGATAAAAAAATCAATAATATAATATATTGTAATACAAAGTATTATGATAAAAAACATTAATAATATAATATATTGTAATACAAAGTGATATGACTTATTTGTCTTGATGTATTGTTATAAGTATGTTAAGTTCATTTACACAAATGATATAAGTCATACCGGAAATCCGTTTCGGCTCCCGGGAGCATCTGGACCACATGTGTGTCATGATTCACACAGACTAGTATTCACTTCTGTATTTCGTTTTAATAGTACAGGGCCTGGCCCACCAATCAGTTGTACGGCAGCGAATCTCCCGTGTAACGCCGCTCCAGTACAGATGGAGGAGGACGGATCTGTCCTAACAGAGCGCCACAACTGGACCACCGGATTGTAAACGGCAGCCATCAAAGCTAGATATTTACAACCCAAGCCAGCCACCGCCATCCCCTTCCTCTGCACGATTAAGTTCATCCACCAGTAGCACCCATTCCTCCTCCCTCTCCACATAGTTCTAGCTCATCCTTCCCCACTTGAAGGTTCTCGAAACACAGGGATTCACTATGTTCTAGATTGTCCATCCCAGGTGCAAATGGAACATAATTAGATGTCATGGGTTTTATCACACTTCATTGCATAAACTTTAAGGGGAAACAAAACGCTCTCAGCTGCAATTCCCCTGTAGTGGAAGCATTACTCCAGCCGCCACTTTGCTAGAGAACCTTCACTTCCACCCAAAATGATACACTTCAACATAAACCCTCTGGCATCTAAGTctcctcttcgtcttcttcttcgtccttcaTGAAGTGTGGCAGAACTGCCCTGTTCTCCTGCATCATCAACAAGCTGGTACACAAGCGACTTCGCCAAGTATGTAATCTGGCTCTGTCACACACAATAACACATATTTGGCCAGCCCCAACCTATGGATCTAGAAATGAATTTTTCAAATGACACGGTCGCTTAGTGCAAATGAAACTTACATCCGACAGACTCTGAACTTTCTCCCTCGTGTATTCTCTAAGATAGCGCATCCCATAGATCCAGCTCTCTTCCCTGGTCAAGCATGGCAAAAAAAAGTCTCGTCTCTAATAACATAAGTCGTATATTGTTACCCCAGTCAACCACAACTAACCAATTTTGCCTAGTTTTTGCGAAAAATCAGATAATTTCCACTTTTTTATCACTCAATCAGTTGCAGACATGAAAAAAATAGATTGCAGAATTACACGCTGTACTCATCGGAAGAGAATTCAACGAATTATTGTTACCTTGTCCAACCTGGGGCTTGTCGATCCATTTTGCCCGTAGAATGAGCTGAGGTTGCATCTCCACTCTGTGCTTGGTCTGCAATGACAGAATCCATGGCTGGGTGCTTGTTCATCTGGGCGTCCCCTTTCTCAGCCACATCCGTGTTATCTCCTTCGCTCTTACTGAAATCAGAAGCTGTTCCCCAACCGGCATCAACACTTATTTGCTCACCGTAAGCAGCACCACTAAGCTGGACGAGACCATGACCACTGCTGAATCCCCCAACACCACTCAGCCGTGCATCATCCATCCCCATCCTAGACCCTCTGCCGGAATGCCCTATTGACTGATCTCCATCTCACACCATTTCCACTAAAATTGTAGCGCTGCACGCCTCGTCCGAGTAAATCGGTAAACTGTGGGTGGATTTCATCCAGAAATCAGATCCCCAACTGCATCTAAATATTTAACAACCACGGGATTTGGAGGATAAGGCTATATTTACCTGTCGACTGCAGTTACTGGGAATTCCGTCGCCATGCCCGAGCCGTCGCGGTGATCTATGCCCAGTTGGCGGCACCCCCCCTACGGCTTCAAAGACGCACCTCTCCGGCGACGCCGCAGAGCTCTGCCGTGGCTTACTCAGAGCAATAGCACTCCCTCTGCTGAGAAAATCTTGGCAGTAGAACTAACCCCCACCACGCGCCCAACATTTTCTTTTTTCACCTTTCATGTGGGCCAGACAAACGGCTGACTCCGTCCAAAGATAACACCTGTACCACGTGTCCAGAGTACAGGTGCGTCAAGACGCGTTAGCAGGCCAACGTCCGTCCTCCCTGGCGCTAGCTGCCGCTCGTACGTACACAGTGCGGCGCCAGTGTATACTTCGTCTAATATTCCTGTATTCGCATGACAGTGATGTGCGGCACAGATCTCTACACATATCTGGGCGGCTGTGATTCCGGGTTCAACTGGACCTGGGTGCCAAAACGGCCCGAAGTGATACTCCTTTTCTTGTTTTTGCACATTATGCTGTTAATATGATCTGTAATATCTTTTTCAAAGACATCTGTAATCTGTTCTTTTTTCATTGAAAAAGAAGTGCAGTGGCTGGCCTACTGTACTTCTATTACTGCTGCTCCCCGTTCTCTAACACATTTCATCTGCAGCCTCTGGCACCAATTTGTGAAGTTTGTGGGACAGCGAAACCTAAAATTGCAAAAGCCAAGTACGCATCTTGGTCCTGTAAGTTCTGCACTCTGGAGAACTGCACTAAGCTTGATAAATGTTCGGCATGCGATCAATGGAGGTACTCATATGGACCACCTGTAGCCACATATGGTCCAAGCTACGATTGACTTACATTGAAGGCTCCAAGAATACGTAAGTGGAGTTTATTACTGTCACAGGCATTCAGTGTTCTACAAATTTTCCGCTCTCTTCTGACAGAGCGATGTTACTCCTGTATTAACAATTCAACTCACCCAAAAATGGCTTCTTTACAGAGATAACTGCACAATACTACAATCACCAGATAATTGCATCAGTACGATAGTATGCCCAAGCACTAATATTCCAGCCGTGTTTTATTTTGCTTCTAACCTGAAATGCTTTTGTTTTCGGCCTCTCAGGAACTACTCCTATGCGAGAGGTGCATAGAGTTGTTTCTTGATAGAGCTAAACCACTTGTTTGTGCATTCTTACTAAGCAGTTTAATTCAATAGATAGCAAGTTCGTCATGGAAGGTGGACTTATGTACGTACTCATACCCAAAGCTGTAGACAAGCCTTTTTTTTGTTGCATAAAATGGTTAACCTCGGAAATCCTACACTTGTGAAGTGGCAGGGCGATAGCAAGGGCGAGCCAAGTTACTATTACTGGATTAGGCCTAGGGTGTATAACATAAGCATAACTTGATGAATTTGCCTGACATGTTTTATTATTTCTGTCTGTCTCTCGGTAGTTGACCTGTGACAGCGATCTTCTCTTCATGTGGTTTTCCGCAGGTTTACAATTTTGGGGGAGGCGGCTGCTGCAATGTTTAAAATTGCCTCACCAGCAGCGGTTGCCTCTGCAGCCACCTACCAAGTACCACTGCATGCCAACTCAAACCCGTGGAGTCGCAGGAAGATTTAGCATCCAGATCTGGGCACCTGTCGGCCTGCCAATGGCTCCCAATTCCTCTCTGGGAGCACTGAATCCTGTATGCCTTGGTGACTTCCGCGCGTGGTTGCTGATTTAAAGAACGTGGTCGGTCTTGTCATCTTGTGCAAGGATGCCTACATGTTTGCAAATTGCAGCAGTTGCTATCACTGCCTTGTTCGTCTCATATACAGTAGTGGCTCACCTTTGCTATCATTGCTGTAGCTTTTGCGCGCCCGTGGTAGGAGTAGGAGAATCGTAGAGGTTCACCTTTGCTATCATTGCTGTAGCTTTTGCGCGCTCGTGGTAGGAGTAGGAGAATCGTAGAGGTTCACCTTTGCTGGGTGAAGGTCACTGTCACCTGTGTTCATATACAGTAGCTGAGCACGTCGATAGAGTAAATCTCTTTCTCTTTTCGCCGCAACGTGTTAGAAGCGTGGTAGGAACTGGAGAGCGAGGCCAACGGGCAAAGGAACCTAGGACGTGACGAGAAGCCCATACTCCTTTTATCACACGTTCTGGGAATCTCGGTACGCTTTGGCTGCTTTGTCTATCATGGGTAGAGAGTCAAGCGGCGGCTTAGTTCACTGACACGTAAATTTTCCATACCTTTTTCTTCGCTCTATCATGCGCTTTTTTCTTTGTTTGGCGGCAGATTGCAATTACCCGAGCACGTGCTGTGAAAGCGGGGCATCTTTTCTTTTTTCTGGTGCACGAGTGGCCCGGTGCATCTGGTGAATCAGACCCGTGTGATGCTGCCCAGGCTCTTGGCACGCGTTTTGCCACATTGCCCACACATCTTTTCCCCCTTAGCAAGGCACTGGTAAAGTTTTAACTCGTTGACTAATGGTTTACTTGAACGCCGCAACTAAATCAGTCATGTGCGTAGCTTAAACAGCTTAATTAGGCGACCTGTAGAATCAACATCATCCAATAAACCAAGGCAACAAACGTGTTGAGATTCATGCGAGCTACTCCACATCCGTGGTCCTTCAGTTACTCCACAAGCTCCTAAAATGGCAATTTCGGACGGGACCCAACTCTAGTTTGTGTTGTGTTCCACTTAGGTCAAAATGATGAATTATACACGTGTACATGGATGGTGGTCAAGTTCGCAGTTTCACGCCCACTAGGGTTTGGATTTTGTGTGTGTTTAGGTCCTTGGTCCCATTGAATTAAATACCTAGGTCATTcgcaaaaataaaacaaaattaaaCACCTAGGTATTTCCATCTCTCAGGGCATGTACAATTGGAGTGGACAAATTTGGCCCCTCAAACGTCCGCGGACACGCCCAGTCAGCTTCTGAGTGTGTTCGTTTTGACTTTATATTTGTCCATCCACATAACCACGTCCCTCACTTCTTTCCCTATACGTTCGGTCACACGCATGTGATTtgtggagagggagagagagagaaagaaaataaatactccATGGTGGGGAAATCCTATGTGGCAGACACATGACCACTGATTGAACATGCACATGCTACTCATCTCATCTCGAGTAAAATGCATCATAAGTCCTAAAACTATTAAAGgtgtgtcagtttagtcctataactttgaAACTGCAGTTTTATGTTTTGAAACTGTAGTTTTATGTCCTAAACTATTGAAGGTGTGTCTTTTTCTTTTGCGAAAACTATTGAAGGTGTGTCAGTAGTCAAACTGCAGTTTTAGCTCCTAAAACTATTGAAGGTGTGTCATTTTAGTCGTATAACTTTGAAACTGCAGTTTTGAGTCCCAAAACTATGTAAGTTTGTTCATATTAGGTCCTAAACTTGCATGGCATGCATTGACCCATCGAAGTGTTGCTTGGAGATGCTTGGAGTGTTGCCATGTGGACCCAATGGACCCACCACGTTAACTTATGAAAGGTAAATATGCAAGAAAACCCGTAGAGCTTTGTCACACCTTCTTCTCCCACGCACAGAATGCTCAAAGTTAGAGGCAACAATGTGGAGCGTGGCATGATGGCTTGAGCTCCAGCGAGAAGAGTAGGCCGGCCATCTCAGCCTCATCCCACATTAGCTCCCGATTGGCTTGGGCTCTCCCTGGTGGCCGCACCAAGGGAGAGGAATGTCGTCCTCCATGCTGACTGGCTCGGGGTCTCCACGTCGGCTGCGCCAAACCTCTCAGCAAGGTTGCCCTACAATTCATGGTCTCAAGGGGAGAAAACCCCTTCATCTAGGCGGACACCCATGCCTACTCAGGGAGCAACTTCTACATAGGTGGTGGGTGTGTAGGTTGCAACACACACTGCGACATGGAAAGCGTATGGACCATTTTGAGGGAAGTAAACACATAAAGGGCTCATTTAAAAAAATGCACCATAGatgctgtgttggaaatatgccctagaggcaataataaattagttattattattattatattccattgttcatgataatcgtttattatccatgctagaattgtattgataggaaactcagatacatgtgtggatacatagacaacaccatgtccctagtaagcctctagttgactagctcgttgatcaataagatggttacagtttcctgaccatggacattggatgtcgttgataacgggatcacatcattaggagaatgatgtgatggacaagacccaatcctaagcctagcacaagatcgtgtacttcgtatgctaaagcttttctagtgtcaagtatcatttccttagaccatgagattgtgcaactcccggataccgtaggagtgctttgggtgtgtcaaacgtcacaccgtaactgggtggctataaaggttcactacaggtatctccgaaagtgtctgttgggttggcataaatcgagactgggatttgtcactccgtgtaaacggagaggtatctctgggcccactcggtaggacatcatcataatgtgcacaatgtgaccaaggagttga
The sequence above is drawn from the Triticum aestivum cultivar Chinese Spring chromosome 7A, IWGSC CS RefSeq v2.1, whole genome shotgun sequence genome and encodes:
- the LOC123150871 gene encoding DNA-dependent metalloprotease WSS1, which produces MEVGDLHKVWEIRALKRKPEEPAARALLDRVAKQVQPIMRRRKWRVKVLSEFSPKNPRLLGLNVNRGAEVKLRLRRDGRDLDFIPYEEVLDTMLHELAHNARGPHDAQFYKLWDELRKECEELVAKGITGPGQGFDGTGRRLGGFSIHPPPPSLRQATLTAAQKRARNGALLPSGPRKLGGNNAIMSALSPVQAAAMAAERRMQDDLWCGSHNDSGIDDSEDVVILEQPPNLTTRDGKNTKRAKNTRCDSSSSSAEPSTSSVSQVPARADSSSGRTTDADFSSLWECSACTLLNQPLAPICEVCGTAKPKIAKAKYASWSCKFCTLENCTKLDKCSACDQWRYSYGPPVATYGPSYD